A window from Citrus sinensis cultivar Valencia sweet orange chromosome 5, DVS_A1.0, whole genome shotgun sequence encodes these proteins:
- the LOC102624668 gene encoding uncharacterized protein LOC102624668 isoform X2, whose translation MPSYRCKILCPFMLDQFYWAERMFWLEVAPEPLKRNHLVPNNVDNTSIKEAAEALSQAIRYALSPRVKECAKEIAERISVEQSSWKLPTQVNL comes from the exons ATGCCGTCCTACCGGTGCAAA ATACTGTGTCCATTCATGCTGGACCAGTTCTACTGGGCCGAGAGGATGTTTTGGCTTGAAGTTGCTCCAGAACCACTAAAAAGGAATCACTTGGTTCCAAATAATGTGGACAACACCAGCATTAAAGAAGCTGCAGAAGCACTATCACAAGCCATTCGGTATGCACTATCTCCTAGAGTCAAAGAATGTGCGAAAGAGATTGCTGAAAGAATCTCTGTTGAG CAATCAAGCTGGAAACTCCCCACTCAAGTTAACTTGTAA
- the LOC102624668 gene encoding sterol 3-beta-glucosyltransferase UGT80B1-like isoform X1, which yields MPSYRCKILCPFMLDQFYWAERMFWLEVAPEPLKRNHLVPNNVDNTSIKEAAEALSQAIRYALSPRVKECAKEIAERISVEDGVSEAVKNLKEEMGLF from the exons ATGCCGTCCTACCGGTGCAAA ATACTGTGTCCATTCATGCTGGACCAGTTCTACTGGGCCGAGAGGATGTTTTGGCTTGAAGTTGCTCCAGAACCACTAAAAAGGAATCACTTGGTTCCAAATAATGTGGACAACACCAGCATTAAAGAAGCTGCAGAAGCACTATCACAAGCCATTCGGTATGCACTATCTCCTAGAGTCAAAGAATGTGCGAAAGAGATTGCTGAAAGAATCTCTGTTGAG GATGGAGTTAGTGAAGCTGTTAAGAATCTCAAAGAAGAGATGGGGTTGTTCTAG